Proteins encoded together in one Triticum dicoccoides isolate Atlit2015 ecotype Zavitan chromosome 7B, WEW_v2.0, whole genome shotgun sequence window:
- the LOC119335931 gene encoding GATA transcription factor 20-like: MAPSFWGPEFPPQPAAVFDDLAPVEAEEEEEDAYEDEMEEEEEDEHGSDGEVVPMDTEDSGEELVYSGCGCNMLTLSFPGAVHIFMSASPDKVSQVEAALSLQGRLDPADSTTAPPASRNTLTMTFRGEECNFDSVTPDEVQDVLLSLAGRELMVPRIELIMGFPNWSYEFDSVSPDKLQAVLSLLGGMKLTVYTAVPCALHDQLTEPLMCWIDVLHPALPDKVEALLSLLRGNELNPGIGGGASPSIPYRLFLQSINNVW; the protein is encoded by the exons ATGGCACCGTCGTTCTGGGGCCCCGAGTTCCCCCCGCAGCCGGCggcggtgttcgacgacctcgcacccgtggaggcggaggaggaggaggaggacgcgtaCGAGGacgagatggaggaggaggaggaggatgagcacgGCAGCGACGGGGAGGTCGTCCCGATGGACACCGAGGACTCGGGCGAGGAGCTCGTCTACTCCGGCTGCGGCTGCAACATGCTCACCCTGTCCTTCCCGGGCGCTGTGCACATCTTCATGTCTGCCTCCCCTGACAAGGTGTCGCAGGTGGAAGCTGCACTTTCGCTGCAGGGGCGATTGGATCCGGCGGACTCTACGACTGCACCGCCCGCCTCGCGCAACACGCTCACCATGACCTTCCGGGGCGAGGAGTGCAATTTCGACTCTGTAACCCCTGATGAG gtgcaagatgtgcttttGTCGCTCGCGGGAAGGGAGCTGATGGTCCCTAGGATTGAGCTCATAATGGGGTTCCCGAACTGGAGCTACGAATTCGACTCTGTATCCCCTGATAAG TTGCAAGCTGTACTTTCGCTGCTGGGGGGAATGAAGCTGACGGTCTATACGGCTGTGCCATGTGCCTTGCACGACCAGCTCACTGAACCCTTGATGTGTTGGATCGACGTGTTGCACCCTGCACTCCCTGATAAG GTGGAAGCTTTACTTTCGCTGCTCCGGGGAAACGAGCTCAACCCAGGCATTGGTGGTGGAGCATCACCATCAATTCCATACAGACTATTTTTACAGTCCATAAACAATGTTTGGTAA